TGTATCAAATACCACAGAAGAGTGTGAGATATTACTAGGTGCAACAGTCTTGCAGATAACAGAGACAGTATTTAAAATGTCATTATCCACCCAAGTATGAGCTGCAAGTATGAGTAAATGTTATCGTTCACATAAATGTCCTTGCTTTTAATATCTTTTGGATCAATCCACCATTAAAACCTATCGAGAGAGATGCTGGTATTATTGAAAGGaagtgatttttgaaaaaaaaagtgaaagaaaagaCCAGTGTTGCGAAGTAGttgaattaaaatttcagaGGATAGAAGAGAAGTCAGAAAGAGGGAGTATTTGGCAAAATTGTAGCATGACCTGTACCTTTAAAATACTGTCTGACCAAAAATCACAAAAGGTGAATCAATATCTTTTCCATCATGTGAATTTGCTAGTTTAGATGGTTTTAAGCTCACTAATGCTGTTGAAGGCTTTTTAGAGAAATGTGGTGAAGGTTGCAGAATGTTGGAAATCACCTAAATTGCTGTAGGAAATTGCAGTTTAGTTCTTAAAGAAGTTTCAGAGAAGAGGAGGGAGGTTGTAGGAAAGTTGCACCAAAATTGTAGGCAAGAGCATATATGTCAATGGAAAGTTGTTGATTGGCAAAAACTTGAAATGTGGTGATGCAGAACCTGggataaacaaaaataacacaaaCCCAAGTGTATCAGTTGACTAGAAAATCAGTGGATTCGATAGTCAAAGCAAATCATAACATAGCTTGGATGTGTAGCTATGTGGCCATTCATAAGCACCAAAAGCTAATAGATATAAGACCAAATCCTTACACGAATAGGCAGGCAAATTTGGAAAACCTACTAAGTAGGAAatataactcattttttttaataaattctgcTTTACCTATAAAcagtaaaatgataatattcctaagaaatttcaaaaaatcttgtataattatacaaaaaaattcatattaataaaaaaaaaaactcataaattaCACTTACCCTCCCTGTTTTCACAAATTACTGTTTACATCCTTGGTGAGTATAAAATAGACTAAATTATAGGATGGTTTAGGATGTAAACTGTTATACGCACTGCAAAGTTTAAGATGTAAACTGTAATTGTTGAAAACATGGAGGGTATGTGTAAAAACAACTAAACTATAGGATGTCAGGGTAATTTTccctaaaataaatagcaaaggGAAGAGGTAAGAAACTATTGTGACAGGCTGAAGGTTGTTTAGGATGTAAACTGTTATACGCACTGCAAAGTTTATATGTAAACTGTAATTGTTGAAAACATGGAGGGTAAGTGTAAAAACAACTAAACTATAGGATGTCAGGGTAATTTTccctaaaataaatagcaaaggGAAGAGGTAAGAAACTATTGTGACAGGCTGAAGGTTGGATGAAAGGGTGAACTCTAGAATATTTTTCATCTTAGATTACCCCCAACAATCGTTGCATGTAGTTCTCTGAATGGATGTGATTGATTTAGATGGTTCAAGATTACAAAGGTTGCTAAATATGTCAACTCAAACTCACTGCTCCTCTCTTTTGTTAACCTGTCCCTTTTTTGGAGCTGTgccttttataaaatgaaattcaaGTTGATCTTCACTTACCTTTTAtcatattgaaattgatttcaTATGTGCATTCTTTCCTCATTCTGGCCATTTTTATGTTGGCATTATCTAATCCATGAGTGCTTCCTTGTTCTGGGTACACTCACTCACTACTTGAAGTTTGGAATGTCTCATATGGTGTTTTGTCCCTTCCACCTGTTAATGCTTTTGGATGGTTACCTGGCATGGTATGACAACCTGCATTTCTTTGATTGCATATCCTTCCTGTTGTCACCTCATGTGCCAGGCTTGCCTGTTGTTGTCTTTGTCAAATGCATTGCTTGAAGCTCTAAGAACCATGAAGGAATATTTGTGCTGTAGaattgttccttcaatttgataGGCGTGCCTGATGTTTGAACATTTGATGCACTGAACTTTAGCTTGGTTGTCATATTATTCTATTCAACTGTACAGCAAACTGAGATCCCCCCCTCTCTTGTGGTGCTCTCTGTGATATTACTGGCAATAGTTTAACTTCTACTGAGTTTTGCGTTTCTGCTGATTTCTGTTTCCCTTGTTTCCATGTTTGCATCATTTAATAGTGTTTGTAGGCATGAAACATTGAGTTGCAtgcttttaacttttttttcttaaaaaaaaaactacagaaaaagaaaaggcagttTTAGCTTGAATCCTGGATAATATTTTCTGCAATTTCCATGCTAAATCCATACTTTGTTCAACCACAAATTAACTCTCGTATGGGTTTCAGGATGGCCACAATGTGGAAAACCATGCTAGTTCACCACGAGGACCAGTCTAAGATTGTAAATGCCCTGAGATTTTTGGACATTTCACAATCCTCCAAGGAAACTAGTGAGCACCACCATGATCGCACCTTTCAGCTATTGGTTGTTGTGCAAGAGTGGCAGTCACAGTTTTGTAAACTTATAGATAATCAGAGAGCGTACATAAAGGCCCTGAACAGTTGGCTAAAGCTGAACCTCATTCCCATAGAGAGCAACTTGAAGGAAAAAGTTTCTTCTCCACCAAGAGTTCGGAACCCTCCCATCCAGCCCCTTCTTATTGCTTGGCATGATTTTTTGGACAAACTTCCTGATGAGGTTGCAAGAACTGCTATAAATAATTTTGCTGCTGTAATTCATACAATCCTGCAGCATCAAGAAGAAGAGATGAAGTTGAAAGAGAAATGTGaggaaacaagaaaagaacTTTCCCAGAAGACAAGGAAATATGAAGACTGGTGGCGTAAGTATATGCAGCAGAGAACACCTGAGGAATTGGATCCTGAAAGGGCAGAAGACAATTCTCATAATGATGCTATTGCAGAGAGACAGTCTGTTGTGGATGCAGTGAAGATCCGCTtgaaagaggaggaagaagccTATCGGAAGCAGTGCCTTCAGGTGAGGGAGAAATCTATGGCAAACCTTAAAACTCGCTTGCCTGAGCTCTTCAGGGCCATGTCTGAGGTTGCTCATGCATGTTCAGAAATGTACAAGAACTTGAGGTCTATATCACAGGCACATCGCGGTAATGCAAACTAGTGTGTTAATAATATAggatttaatgtttttgtacACTTTCTTGTATACCATGCAAATGAATACCCAAAGAAAGTACAGTATCTATATATTGCTTGTATTATTTGTTGTAAAATCAATAGTTGTACTGGAATTTTGCATTGAACAAGCCCCGAAAATCATGAATGCATTCATAAATTTGTTGAGTTTCAACTTGGAGTTGTTATTACTTAATAGTTCCTTACTGTTACGAACATGGATGGCATGCGTTTATGATGTTGAATATTTATCTTACAGTAGGCCCAAGAAATTCTGCTAGCCAGCATGGCATGATAATGGAAGAAGTCTAGTTGACTCGTAAGCAAAACATCGCAACCTAGAGTCAGATTATCTGTGTACTAGCTATTGCAAAAGTTATATCTGATGGAATAATGCAAGTTGTTCCTTGGATTGGAAATGTTCATTTAAGTACAAACTGTCTGTGTggatgtgtttttattttttagaaaatgatttttaaaaaatgattttttaaactatttttatgtattttttatcatttaaaaaatttgattaacaaaaatatttttttctcaatgaaaaacacttacttgtcaaagaaaaatttagtttaattttcagtattttcattttattttgagcgaaaaatactttttagaagttgtgaaaaatttaaaaatattatattatttgctaattatgttaaatttgatcctcaaacttttgattgtatatattttatttgaatttttttttcaaattcatcccttaaaatttgatttaatttggtttttctaTTAACtttaatctttgtttttatgatttttatttacttttctcttatcattttttaaattgaaatttgttatctatcaaatttgatctttattttttcgattgttatttattttatttaaaatatttatgaaattataattataattatgaattataattattttaatttcatcatcttttaatttttttatttgtagatttgttatctattattttgattattatttattttatttgagataatttatgaaatcagatttttttcaattttattctcatttaaccttttaatttgtaagatttgttccttattattttaataaacttaaaaaaaataaaatattaataagctATTTTGAGCTAATTTTTCATATAACATAACTGAAcactaaaaaatactttttaacttACTTTTCATGACACtgttaaacataaaaaaacaaataggactTGGCATCAATGAGTTTCCCTTTTCTGCTGCCATTCCTTGCCCACATTTCAAAACTAGAAAGATGAAGTTCCATACCTATAATGCCTTGAAACAGCTCAAgttgaattttataaacaaataatatatccTTCCTTACAACGAGCTTATGTACAAATACTGAAACAGAAAGTTGTGAACtatcaagaatttttttcaaatccctTCCGGGCTTGCAGTAATTGCTTATGTAGGACTCTTTGATGAGGGATGTTAACCAGAGCAACAGAATAGATTTCTTGTCCTCCTTTCGGTTTCATTATTCAGATTCACCCCAGTGGACTTTGAAGGGTAAGCCCTTGCCAATCTCTTAGCTGCAAATGGTAGAAAATAGAACGAACCTTCTGAGAATCTTAAATCAACTCTTTGAAAACAAGCACAAAGGAAGGTAGATGCAAAATGCAGATGTCCCGTAATAAATAGTTTACATCCCTGCTCTGTTGAATATGTATCCGAGGTGTGATTATTGATGGAGGAAAATCAACTAAGTCATGTCAGATATGAAGATAATTTACTGCCTTCATTTTGCCAGTTTAATGGGATCATAGCTTTCTCTTGcgataaacaaatttaattaccTATTTCATAGAAAAGCTCGTTAATATTCTGTGCAGTTTTTGCAGATGTTTCCATGAAGAACATCCCATTCTCTTGAGAGAATTGCTCACCGTCCTGTAattataatagaaaagaaaaatagatgaaaTGATGAATGTATGAATTTTCTCATGTACAAATCAACTTTAAGTCTTTAGATCAGAAACGGATGTTGATGCCTTATCGTATCAACATAAAATAGAGTTCTATACTATGAAACCTGTAACTATTATTTAGGTGATGCCGTAAACAGAAGTTTCTGCAGATACCTCACTCCGCACCTCTCTCTTCGAGTCCAAATCCAATTTATTTGCTACTAATGCCATAACCACATTAGGATTTCCTGGAAATAGTAATACGAGAGAAAAAGTTGTAAATCATGGATAAAATATAGCAAAATGATCACCCTACAAGCAACTGTGCTTGTGAACCTTGATATGCTGCATAGAGATCACAATGTATCGGTACAGGATACaagcagaaacaaaaatgaGATTCAGGTTTTATTTGAAACAGAGCCTCCACGAGCCaatgaaaaggaagaaacaaagTTTTCTGCGTGCGCTTAAACATACTTTGCTGAAGGCTTTAAACTGATAGCCTTACCTTGTCTTTGCAGCTCTTGAACCCACCTTTTGGCCCTAACAAATGTATCCTGTAGCAAAACATCAACGCATATCAAGAGCGTTACAGAAAGTGAGTATCAAACAAATCAAAGTAGTATTAAAGCAGGAGTCTATGGAGTTTGAATATTCCTAGTGATTGTGTTTAGAATTGGTG
This region of Populus alba chromosome 3, ASM523922v2, whole genome shotgun sequence genomic DNA includes:
- the LOC118037922 gene encoding ras-related protein RHN1, with the translated sequence MARPGNKIIQAKLVLLGDMGTGKTSVVLRFVKGQFFDHQEPTIGAAFFTQILSLTEATVKFDIWDTAGQERYHSLAPMYYRGAAAAVIVYDISSMDTFVRAKRWVQELQRQGNPNVVMALVANKLDLDSKREVRSEDGEQFSQENGMFFMETSAKTAQNINELFYEIAKRLARAYPSKSTGVNLNNETERRTRNLFCCSG